From Woronichinia naegeliana WA131, the proteins below share one genomic window:
- a CDS encoding IS1634 family transposase → MDGGVPLFMQLGDGNESDKKVFPQIIKDCQETLNMEGLSVMDGAFYTAENVGMARSIQWLSRVPLKEATETLANISEDQWQQGEQDGYRWQVRASEYGGEQQRWLVVESAQRLQSDNKAISQKIEKADKVVKKEWQKLCGQNFACEADALTEAQLWPKTLTYHQLSQVEVQTIPYYAKGGRPKQGATPLGFHYRLTGQLSLDSSCLEAASKRAGRFILATNVLDSQVLSPDQMLAEYKAQQNTERGFRFLKDPFFFASALFLKNPQRIMALMMIMVVSLLVYTLAQRRLRQALALAHQTIPNQKGKPTAIPTLLWVFQSFLFIRWLEIDGIQTIVNLTSKHKHILSFLGSSCQKYYFVS, encoded by the coding sequence ATGGATGGTGGTGTCCCTCTCTTTATGCAATTAGGAGATGGCAATGAATCGGATAAAAAGGTGTTTCCCCAGATAATCAAAGACTGTCAAGAAACGTTGAATATGGAAGGTTTATCGGTGATGGATGGAGCTTTTTATACGGCGGAAAATGTGGGCATGGCGAGGTCAATTCAATGGTTAAGTCGTGTCCCTCTGAAAGAAGCCACTGAGACTTTGGCAAATATATCAGAAGACCAATGGCAGCAGGGTGAACAGGACGGTTATCGTTGGCAAGTGAGGGCTTCGGAATATGGGGGTGAACAGCAACGATGGCTTGTGGTCGAAAGTGCTCAACGTCTCCAGTCCGATAATAAAGCTATAAGTCAAAAAATTGAGAAAGCCGATAAAGTTGTCAAAAAAGAATGGCAGAAACTTTGTGGACAGAATTTTGCTTGTGAGGCCGATGCTCTTACTGAGGCTCAACTCTGGCCAAAAACCTTGACTTATCATCAACTCAGTCAAGTTGAGGTTCAGACTATTCCTTACTATGCCAAGGGAGGAAGACCGAAACAAGGGGCTACCCCTCTCGGTTTTCATTACCGCTTAACTGGGCAATTAAGCCTTGATTCCTCTTGCTTGGAAGCCGCATCTAAACGGGCTGGACGTTTTATTTTAGCTACTAATGTTCTTGATTCTCAGGTTTTGAGTCCCGACCAGATGTTGGCTGAATATAAGGCTCAACAAAACACCGAGCGCGGCTTTCGCTTTCTCAAAGACCCTTTCTTTTTTGCCTCTGCTCTTTTTCTCAAGAATCCTCAACGCATTATGGCTTTGATGATGATTATGGTTGTCTCTTTATTGGTTTATACTTTGGCACAACGTCGCCTACGACAGGCTTTGGCTCTTGCCCATCAGACTATTCCTAATCAAAAGGGTAAACCGACCGCCATTCCCACTCTGCTTTGGGTCTTTCAGTCTTTTCTGTTTATCCGTTGGTTAGAGATTGACGGCATTCAAACTATCGTTAATTTGACCTCCAAACACAAACATATTCTTTCCTTTCTTGGCTCTTCATGTCAAAAGTACTACTTTGTCTCTTGA
- a CDS encoding protein rep: MDSHAERVSLCSQLLEFKIVPDKQLGQQKLKLASAKFCRVRHCPICQWRRSLRWKAKAYENLPKVIADYPNGRWIFLTLTMKNCQLTDLRETLHHLNQSFRRLTQLKAFPGIGWIKSVEVTRGRDGQSAHPHLHCLILLKDSYYKEDYLSKSDWIALWKQCLRVDYSPILDVKAVQAESSPVGLIAEILKYQCKESDLVADCDWFLEYVKQVHGTRAVGVGGVLRDYFRELEEEPEDLIGHDEESDDEVEPESLYFRWNRKIKKYVMVRSDSMGVVYKIPDKEYQNTE; the protein is encoded by the coding sequence ATGGACTCTCACGCAGAGAGGGTCTCACTCTGTTCTCAGTTACTAGAATTCAAAATAGTTCCTGATAAGCAGCTTGGCCAACAGAAGTTAAAACTAGCTTCTGCTAAATTTTGTCGGGTTCGGCATTGTCCTATCTGTCAATGGCGAAGATCACTTCGTTGGAAGGCAAAAGCCTATGAGAACTTGCCGAAAGTCATTGCTGATTACCCTAATGGGCGTTGGATTTTTCTGACGTTGACTATGAAAAATTGTCAGTTGACTGATTTAAGGGAGACATTGCATCACCTTAATCAGTCTTTCAGGCGGTTGACTCAGCTAAAGGCTTTCCCTGGGATAGGTTGGATCAAATCGGTTGAGGTCACAAGGGGCCGTGATGGTCAGTCAGCCCATCCCCATCTTCATTGTCTGATTCTGCTAAAGGATAGCTATTACAAGGAAGATTATCTATCTAAGTCAGATTGGATCGCTTTATGGAAACAATGCCTTCGAGTTGATTATTCCCCAATTCTTGATGTAAAGGCTGTTCAGGCTGAAAGCTCACCAGTGGGATTGATTGCAGAGATTTTAAAGTACCAGTGCAAGGAAAGCGATCTTGTTGCTGATTGTGACTGGTTTTTGGAGTATGTCAAGCAGGTACATGGTACAAGAGCCGTTGGGGTTGGTGGTGTTCTTCGGGACTATTTCAGAGAATTAGAAGAGGAGCCAGAAGATTTAATTGGACATGATGAGGAGTCGGACGATGAGGTTGAACCAGAGTCTCTCTATTTTCGTTGGAATCGGAAAATCAAAAAGTATGTGATGGTGCGTTCTGACTCAATGGGAGTCGTCTATAAGATCCCTGATAAGGAATATCAGAATACGGAATAG
- a CDS encoding Rha family transcriptional regulator, protein MGEIAVAAYEDSALVVDSRLIAQELEINHSDWMQNIIKKYQAQTEQSFGVLRFENGKPEVGSKGGRPELFAWLTEEQSLFYVTLSKNSPRVVECKANLVKAFIAYRQELRRRGVLLQPHSTVYIQRLENMADHKVPDHLWTTFREGAEILLLVEKQYKVPVNNFDLCDGSIGSRWKNYCEKKDADGNPKSWLCEIGEYTHKFRDKRGPRSCNAYHYNEIPYFKAWLRDQYVPLHLPAYLLNKYGKLAVRQIYEEQRLLNDYIIQLTEIKRASVNEQEKYELFLAAREAIVSRYLPFNPT, encoded by the coding sequence ATGGGTGAGATAGCTGTCGCTGCTTATGAAGATAGTGCTTTGGTCGTTGACTCTCGTTTAATAGCCCAAGAGCTAGAGATCAACCACTCTGATTGGATGCAGAACATTATTAAAAAGTATCAAGCTCAGACGGAGCAATCGTTTGGGGTTCTCCGTTTTGAAAACGGAAAACCCGAAGTTGGCTCAAAAGGTGGACGACCAGAACTTTTTGCTTGGTTAACTGAGGAACAATCCCTTTTTTATGTAACCCTTAGCAAAAATTCTCCTAGAGTCGTTGAATGTAAAGCTAATTTAGTTAAAGCTTTTATAGCGTATCGGCAGGAATTAAGGCGTAGAGGTGTTTTACTTCAGCCTCATAGTACGGTGTATATTCAGCGATTGGAAAATATGGCTGATCACAAGGTTCCTGATCATTTGTGGACTACTTTTCGTGAAGGTGCTGAAATTTTACTCTTAGTTGAAAAACAATATAAAGTTCCAGTTAATAATTTTGACTTGTGTGATGGAAGTATTGGTAGTCGATGGAAAAATTATTGTGAAAAAAAAGATGCTGATGGTAATCCTAAGTCATGGTTGTGTGAGATTGGAGAATATACACACAAGTTTCGTGATAAACGTGGCCCTAGAAGTTGTAACGCTTATCACTATAATGAAATCCCATATTTTAAGGCATGGTTGAGAGATCAGTATGTTCCTCTGCACCTCCCCGCTTATCTGCTTAATAAATATGGCAAGCTTGCTGTTAGACAAATATATGAGGAACAAAGATTGCTTAATGACTACATAATTCAGCTTACTGAAATAAAGAGAGCTTCTGTTAATGAACAAGAAAAGTATGAGCTATTCTTAGCCGCTAGGGAAGCAATAGTAAGTCGTTATTTGCCTTTCAACCCAACATAG